One region of Streptomyces subrutilus genomic DNA includes:
- a CDS encoding type II toxin-antitoxin system PemK/MazF family toxin translates to MTALSPHGNHRADQPGRDGHTATTEADPRAIGPVRTSYAPDPDGDPDPGEIVWTWVPYEENDGRGKDRPVLVVAREPGGRTLLAVQLSSKRHDRDREWVPIGTGPWDSAGRESWVDVDRVLRVHEAGMRREACALDRGRFQLVVDRLRQRYGWR, encoded by the coding sequence ATGACGGCCCTCTCCCCCCACGGCAACCACCGCGCCGACCAGCCCGGCCGCGACGGCCACACCGCCACCACCGAGGCCGATCCGCGCGCCATCGGACCCGTACGGACTTCCTACGCGCCCGACCCCGACGGCGATCCGGATCCCGGCGAGATCGTCTGGACCTGGGTCCCGTACGAGGAGAACGACGGCCGCGGCAAGGACCGCCCGGTGCTGGTCGTGGCGCGGGAGCCGGGCGGACGGACGCTGCTCGCGGTGCAGTTGTCCAGCAAGAGGCACGACCGCGACCGGGAGTGGGTGCCCATCGGCACCGGTCCGTGGGACAGCGCGGGCCGGGAGTCCTGGGTGGACGTCGACCGGGTGCTGCGCGTGCACGAGGCGGGCATGCGGCGCGAGGCCTGCGCCCTGGACCGGGGCCGCTTCCAACTGGTGGTCGACCGCCTGCGCCAGCGCTACGGCTGGCGGTAG
- a CDS encoding amidase — MVAALSEGTVSARELTECSLHRIAAAQPELNAFRTVRAEAALAEADAADRRLAAGERLPLLGVPLAVKDDMDVTGERTFFGCAGDFPAKTADSEAVRRLRAAGAVIVGKTQTPELGQWPFTEGGAFGATRNPWNPAYTPGGSSGGSAAAVAAGLVPAALGSDGAGSVRIPASWTHLIGVKPQRGRISTWPEPESFHGLTVNGVLARTVADAALLLDAASGPHPEDLHRPALISAVEAARRTPRRLRIALSFAMPFTATPKSLDPEVRSAVERLAGRLESLGHEVVPEDPRYGPIGLTFVPRATSGVRDWVSRVPDAALLDPRTHEAVRTGRILGGLPLRAARRAESVLRRRVGEIFHRFDVVLTPTTATPPLRIGALSGLGAMATDRAMIAACPYAWTWNVLGWPGVNIPAGFTEDGLPVGAQLLGPGDSEPTLLSLAAQVESAEGWAGRWAGEWAEQWAGNCGSR; from the coding sequence ATGGTGGCGGCCCTTTCCGAAGGAACCGTCTCCGCCCGGGAATTGACGGAGTGTTCGCTGCACCGGATCGCGGCCGCCCAGCCGGAGCTGAACGCCTTCCGGACCGTGCGCGCCGAGGCGGCCCTCGCGGAGGCGGACGCCGCGGACCGGCGGCTGGCCGCGGGCGAGCGGCTTCCGCTGCTGGGGGTCCCGCTCGCCGTGAAGGACGACATGGACGTGACCGGCGAGCGGACCTTCTTCGGCTGCGCCGGGGACTTCCCCGCCAAGACCGCCGACAGCGAGGCGGTCCGCAGGCTGCGCGCGGCCGGCGCGGTGATCGTCGGCAAGACCCAGACGCCGGAGCTGGGCCAGTGGCCGTTCACCGAGGGCGGGGCCTTCGGTGCGACCCGCAACCCGTGGAACCCCGCCTACACGCCCGGCGGTTCCTCAGGCGGCTCGGCGGCCGCGGTGGCCGCCGGGCTGGTCCCGGCGGCGCTCGGCTCCGACGGCGCCGGCTCGGTCCGCATCCCCGCCTCATGGACGCACCTGATAGGCGTGAAGCCGCAGCGCGGGCGCATCTCCACCTGGCCGGAGCCGGAGTCCTTCCACGGGCTCACGGTCAACGGCGTACTGGCCCGCACCGTCGCCGACGCGGCGCTGCTGCTGGACGCCGCGAGCGGTCCGCACCCCGAGGACCTGCACCGCCCGGCCCTCATCTCGGCCGTCGAGGCGGCCCGTCGCACCCCGCGCCGGCTGCGCATCGCGCTCTCGTTCGCGATGCCGTTCACGGCGACGCCCAAGTCGCTGGACCCGGAGGTCCGTTCGGCGGTGGAGCGGCTGGCGGGGCGGCTGGAGTCGCTGGGGCACGAGGTGGTCCCGGAGGACCCGCGCTACGGGCCGATCGGTCTGACCTTCGTGCCCCGGGCTACGAGCGGCGTACGGGACTGGGTGTCGCGGGTCCCGGATGCCGCGCTTTTGGACCCCCGTACGCACGAGGCGGTGCGGACGGGCCGGATCCTGGGCGGCCTGCCGCTGCGGGCGGCCCGGCGGGCGGAGTCGGTCCTGCGCCGGCGGGTCGGGGAGATCTTCCACCGCTTCGACGTGGTCCTGACCCCCACGACGGCCACCCCGCCCCTGCGGATCGGAGCACTGTCCGGCCTGGGGGCGATGGCCACGGACCGGGCGATGATCGCCGCCTGTCCGTACGCCTGGACGTGGAACGTCCTGGGCTGGCCGGGCGTGAACATCCCGGCGGGCTTCACGGAGGACGGCCTGCCGGTCGGAGCCCAGCTGCTGGGCCCGGGCGACTCCGAGCCCACACTGCTGAGCCTCGCGGCGCAGGTGGAGTCGGCGGAGGGATGGGCCGGACGATGGGCCGGGGAGTGGGCCGAGCAGTGGGCCGGGAACTGCGGGAGCCGGTAG
- a CDS encoding LacI family DNA-binding transcriptional regulator — protein MPTSADVARLAGVSRATVSYVLNNAEAVRISEPTRRKVRAAAEELGYVPHAAARSLRAGRTRIVLLPTSHVPIGPLYSTFLNELQWALRRLDYTVVQYGSLGLSGDEAARAVSAHNVATLKRAGARAVIAMGPVGVPGAHALVMNQEEVGARAAAHLIARGRRRIGVVVPEEDGLELFSGPRLAGARQAAGAAAGPAVGIEALPMAYSEESAAALAARWRGLGLDAVFAYNDEYAMLLMRALQDEGLRVPEDVAVIGADDLLIGRLLRPRLSTVQIELPTGDHLASLVDRAVREPSEVTQRHDLMTAAAVHREST, from the coding sequence GTGCCGACCAGCGCCGACGTGGCCCGGCTCGCGGGGGTGTCGCGCGCGACGGTCTCGTACGTCCTGAACAACGCGGAGGCCGTGCGCATCAGCGAGCCGACCCGCCGCAAGGTGCGCGCGGCCGCCGAGGAACTCGGCTACGTCCCGCACGCGGCGGCCCGCAGCCTGCGCGCCGGACGCACCCGGATCGTGCTGCTGCCCACCTCGCACGTGCCGATCGGGCCGCTGTACAGCACCTTCCTCAACGAACTCCAGTGGGCGCTGCGCCGGCTCGACTACACCGTGGTCCAGTACGGGAGCCTCGGCCTCAGCGGTGACGAGGCCGCCCGTGCCGTCTCGGCGCACAACGTGGCCACCCTCAAGCGGGCCGGGGCCCGCGCGGTGATCGCCATGGGGCCGGTCGGCGTGCCCGGAGCGCACGCGCTGGTCATGAACCAGGAGGAGGTCGGGGCCCGCGCCGCCGCCCACCTGATCGCACGCGGCCGGCGCCGGATCGGCGTGGTCGTGCCCGAGGAGGACGGGCTGGAGCTGTTCTCCGGGCCCCGGCTCGCGGGTGCCCGACAGGCGGCGGGGGCCGCGGCCGGTCCCGCGGTGGGGATCGAGGCCCTGCCGATGGCCTACTCCGAGGAGTCGGCCGCGGCGCTCGCGGCCCGCTGGCGCGGACTCGGGCTGGACGCCGTCTTCGCGTACAACGACGAGTACGCGATGCTGCTGATGCGGGCCCTGCAGGACGAGGGGCTGCGCGTCCCCGAGGACGTGGCCGTCATCGGCGCCGACGACCTGCTCATCGGCCGGCTACTGCGGCCCCGGCTGAGCACGGTGCAGATCGAGCTGCCGACCGGTGACCACCTGGCCTCGCTCGTGGACCGCGCGGTGCGCGAACCGTCCGAGGTCACGCAGCGGCACGACCTGATGACGGCCGCGGCCGTCCACCGCGAGTCGACCTGA
- a CDS encoding thiolase family protein codes for MSIRTVRDVYVVDAVRTPIGKFGGALAGVRPDDLAAHVVRALVDRTPDLDPARIDDVVFGDANGAGEDNRDVARMAVLLAGLPVSVPGVTVNRLCGSGLEAVIQAARAIALGDASVGIAGGVESMTRAPWVVQKPERTFPAGHQQMWSTTLGWRMTNPRMPAEWTVSLGEGAELVADKYAVTREAQDAFALESHRKAAAAWAAGLYDGEVVPYEGVDLVRDECIREGSTPEALARLKPAFRTDGRGTVTAGNASPLNDGAAALLLTDEAGLAATGREPLARISASAVTGIEPQLFGLGPVDAVQQALGKAGRGFGDLTAFELNEAFAAQALGCLAAWPELDPDVVNPRGGAIAIGHPLGASGARLAGSVAHQLAAAGSGTGMAALCIGVGQGIALVLER; via the coding sequence ATGAGCATCCGCACCGTCCGCGACGTCTACGTCGTCGACGCCGTCCGCACCCCCATCGGCAAGTTCGGCGGGGCCCTCGCCGGAGTCCGGCCGGACGACCTCGCCGCGCACGTGGTCCGCGCGCTGGTGGACCGTACGCCCGACCTCGATCCGGCGCGCATCGACGACGTCGTCTTCGGCGACGCCAACGGCGCGGGCGAGGACAACCGCGACGTCGCCCGGATGGCGGTCCTGCTGGCAGGCCTCCCGGTGAGCGTCCCCGGGGTCACCGTCAACCGGCTCTGCGGCTCGGGCCTCGAAGCCGTGATCCAGGCCGCCCGGGCCATCGCGCTCGGCGACGCCTCCGTCGGCATCGCGGGCGGCGTCGAATCGATGACCCGCGCCCCCTGGGTGGTGCAGAAGCCCGAACGCACCTTCCCGGCCGGCCACCAGCAGATGTGGTCCACCACGTTGGGCTGGCGGATGACCAACCCGCGGATGCCCGCCGAGTGGACCGTGTCCCTCGGCGAGGGCGCCGAACTCGTCGCCGACAAGTACGCCGTCACCCGCGAGGCGCAGGACGCCTTCGCCCTGGAGAGCCACCGCAAGGCGGCGGCGGCCTGGGCCGCCGGTCTGTACGACGGCGAGGTCGTGCCCTACGAGGGCGTGGACCTCGTACGGGACGAGTGCATCCGTGAGGGTTCCACACCCGAGGCGCTGGCCCGGCTGAAGCCCGCCTTCCGGACGGACGGCCGGGGCACGGTCACGGCCGGCAACGCCTCCCCGCTCAACGACGGGGCCGCGGCACTGCTGTTGACCGACGAGGCCGGGCTGGCCGCCACCGGCCGGGAGCCGCTCGCCCGGATCAGCGCCTCCGCCGTCACCGGAATCGAGCCCCAGCTCTTCGGGCTGGGCCCGGTGGACGCCGTCCAGCAGGCGCTCGGCAAGGCGGGCCGCGGGTTCGGCGACCTCACCGCCTTCGAGCTCAACGAGGCGTTCGCGGCCCAGGCGTTGGGCTGCCTCGCGGCCTGGCCGGAGTTGGACCCGGACGTGGTCAACCCGCGCGGCGGCGCCATCGCGATCGGCCACCCGCTGGGCGCGTCGGGAGCCCGGCTGGCCGGTTCGGTCGCGCACCAGCTGGCGGCGGCGGGCTCCGGCACCGGCATGGCGGCGCTGTGCATCGGGGTCGGCCAGGGCATCGCGCTCGTCCTGGAGCGCTGA
- a CDS encoding aldehyde dehydrogenase family protein translates to MPLLDPTLWQDGPTLTGGEAPVVEPATGRTLATIGLAAPADVAEAAVRARAAQYDWARTTHPERAAVLRRAGDLFATHAEELREWLVRESGSIPGKADFELHVAAQECYEAAALASRPTGQVLPSEAPRLSFTRRVPAGVVGVVAPFNAPLILSIRSVAPALALGNAVLLKPDRRTAVCGGLALAAVFAAAGLPGGLLHILPGGAETGAAVVADPRVRVVSFTGSTAAGRSVGELAGRHLKRAHLELGGNSALVVLRDADVEAAVAQASWGSFFHQGQICMTAGRHLVHASLYDEYVERLAVRAEALAVGDPYRERVHLGPLIDRGQVERVHALVEASTAQGAKLVAGGTHRDLFYRPTVLAGVGDDTPAYAEEVFGPVAPVRSFVTEDEAVELAAAGPYGLSLGIVTRDAARGLDLADRIPTGIAHVNDQTVNDEAVVPFGGVGASGTGARFGGEANLDAFTELRWTTTRATPAGHPF, encoded by the coding sequence ATGCCGCTCCTCGATCCGACGCTCTGGCAGGACGGACCCACCCTCACCGGCGGCGAGGCACCGGTCGTCGAACCCGCCACCGGGCGCACCCTCGCCACCATCGGGCTCGCCGCGCCCGCCGATGTCGCCGAGGCCGCCGTACGGGCCCGGGCCGCGCAGTACGACTGGGCGCGCACCACCCACCCGGAGCGGGCGGCCGTGCTGCGCCGCGCCGGGGACCTGTTCGCCACGCACGCCGAAGAGCTGCGGGAATGGCTGGTGCGGGAGTCCGGCTCGATCCCCGGCAAGGCCGACTTCGAGCTGCACGTGGCCGCGCAGGAGTGCTACGAGGCCGCCGCGCTGGCCTCCCGCCCGACCGGGCAGGTGCTGCCGAGCGAGGCGCCCCGGCTCTCGTTCACCCGACGGGTGCCGGCCGGGGTGGTCGGGGTCGTCGCCCCGTTCAACGCCCCGCTGATCCTGTCGATCCGCTCGGTGGCGCCCGCGCTGGCCCTCGGCAACGCGGTGCTCCTCAAGCCGGACCGGCGCACCGCCGTGTGCGGGGGCCTCGCGCTCGCCGCGGTCTTCGCCGCGGCGGGGCTGCCGGGCGGCCTGCTGCACATCCTGCCGGGCGGCGCCGAGACGGGGGCCGCGGTCGTCGCCGACCCCCGCGTCCGGGTGGTGTCCTTCACCGGCTCCACCGCCGCGGGCCGCTCCGTCGGCGAACTGGCGGGCCGTCACCTCAAGCGTGCGCACCTGGAGTTGGGCGGCAACTCGGCGCTCGTCGTGCTCCGCGACGCGGACGTCGAGGCCGCCGTGGCGCAGGCCTCCTGGGGCTCCTTCTTCCACCAGGGCCAGATCTGCATGACCGCCGGCCGCCACCTCGTGCACGCCTCGCTCTACGACGAGTACGTGGAGCGGCTCGCCGTACGCGCCGAGGCGCTGGCGGTGGGGGACCCGTACCGCGAGCGGGTCCACCTCGGCCCGCTGATCGACCGCGGCCAGGTGGAGCGCGTCCACGCCCTGGTGGAGGCCAGCACCGCACAGGGCGCCAAGCTGGTCGCGGGCGGCACCCACCGGGACCTCTTCTACCGGCCCACCGTGCTCGCGGGCGTCGGTGACGACACGCCCGCCTACGCCGAGGAGGTCTTCGGCCCGGTGGCGCCCGTACGGTCCTTCGTGACGGAGGACGAGGCGGTGGAACTAGCCGCGGCCGGCCCCTACGGGCTCTCCCTCGGCATCGTCACCCGGGACGCGGCGCGCGGCCTGGACCTGGCCGACCGGATCCCGACCGGGATCGCCCACGTCAACGACCAGACGGTCAACGACGAGGCCGTCGTCCCGTTCGGCGGGGTCGGCGCCTCCGGCACCGGGGCCCGGTTCGGCGGTGAGGCCAACCTGGACGCCTTCACCGAGCTGCGCTGGACCACCACCCGCGCCACCCCGGCGGGGCATCCGTTCTAG
- a CDS encoding thioredoxin family protein — protein sequence MATVELTKENFDQTVSENPFVLIDFWAGWCRPCLQFAPVYEKASEAHPDLVFAKVDTEAQQELAGAFQITSIPTLMIIRDQVAIFAQPGALPEAALTDLIGQARALDMDEVRAKIAAEQQGAGETGTPEA from the coding sequence GTGGCTACAGTCGAGCTCACCAAGGAAAACTTCGACCAGACGGTCAGCGAGAACCCGTTCGTGCTGATCGACTTCTGGGCGGGCTGGTGCCGGCCGTGCCTGCAGTTCGCCCCCGTCTACGAGAAGGCCTCGGAGGCGCACCCCGACCTGGTCTTCGCCAAGGTGGACACCGAGGCGCAGCAGGAGCTGGCCGGAGCCTTCCAGATCACCTCCATCCCCACCCTGATGATCATCCGCGATCAGGTGGCCATCTTCGCCCAGCCCGGCGCCCTGCCGGAGGCCGCCCTGACGGACCTCATCGGGCAGGCCCGCGCCCTCGACATGGACGAGGTGCGCGCCAAGATCGCCGCAGAGCAGCAGGGCGCCGGGGAAACCGGCACGCCGGAGGCCTGA
- a CDS encoding dihydrolipoyl dehydrogenase family protein, giving the protein MTEAVEYDVVVLGGGPAGENVADRTRAAGLSTALVESELVGGECSYWACVPSKALLRPVLARADARRVPGLAGAVEGPLDTAAVLAHRDYWTGNWKDEGQIDWLDSIGAHVYRGHGRLYGVRKVAVTSPEGEHHVLSARHAVVVATGTRAVIPDVPGMAAAGAWTSREATSAQAAPGRLLIVGGSVVAAEMATAWQGLGSQVTVLVRGSGLLPRMEPFAGELVAEALREAGAVVRTGVAVEAVVRDGSTGPVSVVLEGGEIIEGDELLVATGRAPRTEDIGLETVGLSGGKWIGVDDSCRVPGHDWLYAVGDVNHRALLTHQGKYQARIAGAAIAARAAGGAPDTGPWGAHAATADTRAVPQVVFTDPEAAAVGLSLAEAEGAGLRVRAVDYDLSKVSGAGLYADGYRGRARMVVDLDREIVLGATFVGPGAAELLHTATVAVAGEVPIERLWHAVPAFPTISEIWLRLLEAYRG; this is encoded by the coding sequence ATGACTGAAGCCGTGGAGTACGACGTAGTGGTCCTCGGCGGGGGCCCGGCCGGCGAGAACGTCGCCGACCGGACCCGCGCCGCCGGGCTGAGCACCGCCCTGGTCGAGAGCGAGCTCGTGGGCGGTGAGTGCTCGTACTGGGCGTGCGTCCCGAGCAAGGCCCTGCTGCGCCCGGTGCTCGCCCGGGCCGACGCCCGGCGGGTGCCGGGTCTGGCGGGCGCCGTGGAGGGGCCGCTGGACACGGCGGCGGTGCTCGCGCACCGCGACTACTGGACCGGGAACTGGAAGGACGAGGGCCAGATCGACTGGCTCGACTCGATCGGCGCCCACGTGTACCGGGGCCACGGCCGGCTGTACGGGGTCCGCAAGGTCGCCGTCACCAGCCCCGAGGGTGAGCACCACGTACTGTCCGCCCGCCACGCGGTGGTGGTCGCCACCGGGACCCGGGCCGTGATCCCCGACGTGCCCGGCATGGCCGCGGCCGGGGCCTGGACCAGCCGCGAGGCGACCTCGGCGCAGGCCGCGCCGGGCCGGCTGCTGATCGTGGGCGGCTCGGTGGTGGCAGCGGAGATGGCCACGGCCTGGCAGGGCCTCGGATCGCAGGTCACCGTACTCGTGCGCGGCTCGGGGCTGCTGCCGCGGATGGAGCCCTTCGCGGGCGAGCTGGTCGCCGAGGCGCTGCGCGAGGCCGGCGCGGTGGTCCGTACCGGCGTGGCCGTCGAGGCCGTCGTACGGGACGGCTCCACCGGCCCCGTCAGCGTGGTGCTGGAGGGCGGCGAGATCATCGAGGGCGACGAGCTGCTGGTGGCGACGGGCCGGGCGCCGCGGACCGAGGACATCGGCCTGGAGACCGTCGGGCTGTCCGGGGGGAAGTGGATCGGGGTCGACGACAGCTGCCGGGTGCCCGGGCACGACTGGCTGTACGCCGTCGGGGACGTCAACCACCGCGCGCTCCTGACCCACCAGGGCAAGTACCAGGCCCGCATCGCGGGAGCCGCCATCGCCGCCCGGGCGGCCGGCGGTGCGCCGGACACCGGCCCCTGGGGCGCGCACGCCGCCACCGCGGACACGCGGGCGGTTCCGCAGGTGGTCTTCACCGATCCGGAGGCCGCCGCGGTGGGGCTCAGCCTGGCCGAGGCCGAAGGGGCGGGCCTCCGGGTGCGCGCCGTCGACTACGACCTGTCCAAGGTCTCGGGCGCCGGGCTCTACGCCGACGGGTACCGCGGCCGGGCCCGGATGGTCGTCGACCTGGACCGCGAGATCGTGCTCGGGGCCACCTTCGTCGGCCCGGGCGCCGCCGAGCTGCTGCACACGGCCACCGTCGCCGTGGCGGGCGAGGTCCCGATCGAGCGGCTGTGGCACGCGGTCCCCGCGTTCCCGACGATCAGCGAGATCTGGCTCAGGCTGCTGGAGGCGTACCGAGGGTAG
- a CDS encoding metallophosphoesterase, producing MIVIAHLSDIHLDGGPRAADRTRAVMEYLEALPHDLDAVLVSGDIADHGAADEYEEAAELLRSRHPLVVCPGNHDERAVFRKVLLGEGDAASAAPVDQVVRGDGFVLAVCDSSVPGADRGFLEDATLVWLDGVLAATPRETPVLVAFHHPPVPLHTPYVDGIRQFGEERLAALVERHPHLTAFLCGHAHTAAATTFAGRPLLVAPGVVSALRLPWERQAGPDHHVHLDEPPAVAFHVLGEDGRLTTHYRVVAARR from the coding sequence GTGATCGTGATCGCCCATCTCAGCGACATCCATCTCGACGGCGGCCCGCGGGCGGCCGACCGCACCCGCGCCGTCATGGAGTACCTCGAAGCGCTTCCCCACGACCTCGACGCCGTGCTGGTGAGCGGGGACATAGCCGACCACGGCGCCGCCGACGAGTACGAGGAGGCCGCCGAACTGCTGCGCTCGCGGCACCCGTTGGTGGTCTGCCCCGGAAACCATGACGAGCGGGCCGTCTTCCGGAAGGTGCTGCTGGGGGAGGGGGACGCGGCGTCCGCGGCCCCGGTCGACCAGGTGGTGCGCGGCGACGGCTTCGTGCTGGCGGTGTGCGACTCGTCCGTTCCCGGCGCGGACCGGGGGTTCCTGGAGGACGCCACGCTGGTCTGGCTGGACGGGGTCCTCGCCGCGACCCCGCGCGAGACCCCGGTGCTGGTCGCCTTCCACCATCCGCCGGTCCCGCTGCACACCCCGTACGTCGACGGGATCCGGCAGTTCGGCGAGGAGCGGCTCGCCGCCCTCGTGGAGCGGCACCCGCATCTGACCGCGTTCTTGTGCGGGCACGCCCACACCGCGGCGGCGACCACGTTCGCCGGGCGTCCGCTGCTGGTGGCCCCGGGGGTGGTGTCCGCCCTGCGGCTGCCGTGGGAGCGGCAGGCGGGGCCGGACCACCACGTCCACCTCGACGAGCCGCCCGCCGTCGCCTTCCACGTGCTGGGCGAGGACGGGCGGCTGACGACCCACTACCGGGTGGTCGCCGCCCGCCGGTAG
- a CDS encoding DUF2087 domain-containing protein has product MSQSTEHQEPSAGPRRDVSDLFAGGRLTAIPRKAARREQLLAHLTQTLFAADREYTEPEVNDALRTVHEDCSALRRYLITSGHLTRTRDGSSYRRAATTR; this is encoded by the coding sequence ATGTCACAGAGCACTGAACATCAAGAGCCCTCGGCCGGACCGCGCCGCGACGTCTCCGACCTCTTCGCCGGCGGCCGCCTCACCGCGATCCCGCGCAAGGCGGCCCGGCGCGAGCAGTTGCTCGCCCACCTGACGCAGACGCTCTTCGCGGCGGACCGGGAGTACACGGAGCCCGAGGTGAACGACGCGCTGCGGACGGTGCACGAGGACTGCTCGGCGCTGCGGCGCTATCTGATCACCTCGGGCCACCTCACCCGGACCCGGGACGGCAGCAGCTACCGGCGGGCGGCGACCACCCGGTAG